One region of Trichoderma breve strain T069 chromosome 7 map unlocalized scaffold00007, whole genome shotgun sequence genomic DNA includes:
- a CDS encoding eukaryotic aspartyl protease domain-containing protein, which translates to MKTVLPWSVLMQAYLAASSPLLPRSIEKTQPESLLQMRSPAPFQDPSPNTVTTNTIRLTRVKARSSSAHEASGILSRSDTSELAGEVTVGNQTLKLIFDTGSSDLWIPGENFQCVSANLTIQSNSVCNFTTTFKGTYGSGQIVAGSLGYESVSVAGITIPDQEISIANLINFGAQGQVDGLIGLSYPLLTNVANATIPYNSFLANVFRKNLTAPLFGIAMERNNGGTFALGGLPPVPIKPSFASTPILIADNLNSGDARRRTNFTFYTIVAENYVVGDSKGDDEKIPGAGIFNVVDSGTFLTMLSPTVTKVLYAKFPEAPVSPPEALGNFLVPCNTTAPEFGIEIADQTFYMSPKDLILQNVRVDDMCALGVQPTAAGRPSILGATWLHNVLAVYDVGASQMRFAPRIPY; encoded by the exons ATGAAGACAGTACTCCCATGGTCGGTCCTCATGCAGGCCTATTTGGCCGCGTCGAGCCCCCTACTACCGCGAAGCATAGAGAAAACTCAGCCAGAGTCACTGCTTCAAATGAGGTCCCCAGCTCCATTCCAGGATCCAAGTCCAAATACTGTCACAACCAACACCATCCGACTCACTCGCGTTAAAGCTCGATCATCATCTGCGCATGAAGCATCGGGGATCCTCTCACGCAGCGACACATCCG AGCTAGCTGGCGAAGTCACAGTTGGGAACCAGACTTTGAAGCTCATCTTCGATACTGGTTCAAGTGATCTCTGGATACCAGGCGAAAATTTCCAGTGCGTCTCAGCAAATCTGACCATACAAAGCAACAGCGTTTGCAacttcaccaccaccttcAAGGGCAC ATATGGTAGTGGTCAGATTGTTGCCGGCAGCCTGGGGTACGAGTCCGTTTCTGTAGCAGGCATTACTATCCCCGACCAGGAGATTTCCATTGCCAATCTCATCAACTTTGGGGCTCAAGGACAAGTCGACGGCTTGATCGGCTTGTCCTATCCTTTGCTCACGA ATGTCGCCAATGCTACAATTCCATACAACAGCTTTTTAGCCAACGTCTTCCGAAAGAATCTTACGGCACCTTTGTTCGGTATTGCCATGGAGCGCAACAACGGTGGAACTTTTGCTTTGGGAGGGCTGCCCCCAGTACCGATCAAGCCCAGTTTTGCCAGCACTCCTATCCTGATCGCCGACAATTTGAACAGCGGAGATGCTCGTAGAAGGACAAACTTTACTTTCTACACCATTGTTGCGGAAAACTACGTCGTTGGCGACTCCAAAGGAGACGATGAAAAAATTCCTGGAGCTGGCATATTTAATGTTGTCGACAGCGGTACATTCCTCACAATGCTATCACCAACCGTAACTAAAGTCCTATATGCGAAATTCCCTGAGGCACCAGTCTCTCCTCCCGAGGCTTTAGGCAATTTCCTTGTGCCCTGCAACACCACTGCACCCGAGTTTGGCATCGAGATCGCGGACCAGACTTTCTACATGTCGCCAAAAGATCTCATTCTCCAGAATGTGAGAGTTGATGACATGTGTGCTCTGGGCGTACAACCTACAGCTGCTGGTAGGCCATCTATTCTCGGCGCCACATGGCTACATAATGTGCTGGCTGTGTATGACGTTGGCGCTTCGCAAATGCGATTTGCCCCTCGCATCCCATACTGA